TAGGTTATTCCACAAGCAATATGCACAAGATATGGACTTGCTGTAGGTGCAAACCTTGCAGGTCTTGTGTggattttaatgattatttgcTATCCAATAGCTTATCCCATTGGAAAGGTAAGTTCAAAGGCCATTACATGAGGTGCACTCTTTTAATCCCCATATTGGGAAAAGTCCTGTTGATTCTTGAAACTTTCATAAAAGTCCTAATTTATGCTAGATGCTATGGGCAATGGAGTAGATTTTGTGAACCTTTTAGTAGTTAGTCTTGTCTGTTTACTCAATAAGACGGTTTTATGAGTAGTTGAACCATGTTTGCTAGATTCGAGTATTATGTTGTTGCTAATTGGCCGATGGCCTGTAAAACAAATCCGTGGGACTTAGAGCCAGTTTCTCATTGCTTATGAAAAGTTGGATTTAAAGTTTATGTTGTTTAGTATTGCTctccaaaagtgcttttgaaaaataaaatgttcattttagacatgatgtTGTGAAGtaaaaatatgcatttaaataatgttcaaattcgTTAATATTgtgatattttagtaagaatataaaaaaaaaatctattgtaactcattattaatattttaatatatgaaatataaattttaaatatttgcaagcaattaatattaattattcctaaaatttaatttgaatatataatctacattttaaatattattaaaatacaaacattttaaatctaaatatataatgttatatatttggaataaatttcaataggaaaataattatatacacaatacaaatattaaataaaatatattggaTTATAAATAAGGGTTAAAAATGTCATTTGGCTCCAAAAGTACTTTTCCCAAAAGCAAAAGCTAAAATCACTGCATGTGCTTTTGGGtttaaaagcacttttggtttcaaaagttgtttttttAACATCGCTTATGGCtctaaaagcacttttgaaaagcAATGAGAAACAGAGCCTTTTTAAACTATAGAAAGTTGGTGGAAATCCTCTTTCTTAGCTTCTTGGGGTATTGAAGTCAGGGATTCTTTGGTAATTTGGGGTAAAATGGCTTTACATAATCATGTGTAGATAATTTGACGAATAGTGGTAAAATGGCTTTACACATCTTTTAGGAGTCGTTTTTTAACCAATATCACTGGAGACGCGAATAAGTTGGTGCTATCCGAACAATTCTAGAAGCCTTCATTTCAGCCACTACCGTCACAATTGCATCCTTTTGAATTAAGGGTTATCTATAAAGTTTAATCTTGAATGTCTTGAACTCATCGATAAGAGGAATCTTATGATTAGTAAACCTCTTAGGGGGCAAACCTTAGGGGTGTTAAAGAGTATTGAGTATTGTCATAGCAATGTCTTCAAATGCAGGGAGAGCATCAATCAAGGCCTTATCATTTTGAGAAGGCAACCTTTCGTGACGCTCATTAGTCAACAGCAAGGTCTAAGTCCGCATGGGATAAGTGGGCATACTTGCTAGCTGCTTGGCATTAACTAAGTCCACAGTTTCATCGTTGAGGCTATGAAATGTTACCCACTGTCAGCTGCAGAAAACTGCATGATCAGCTTATGGAAATCCCAAATAATAGGTCCTAGATTTCTTAACCGTTGCCCACCATGGACTACATCACATCTATTGAGAGATATCACACCAATATTAGTTAGTTGTACCACTCAAGCCTCCCATTGAACCTCCTTGCATAAGTCTCAAACATGCATAAACTCTTCATTTGCCATAGACACATCAACCCCATGAATAGGCACAGTTTTAACACCTGTCCTTTTCACAAGTGTCTGGCCTATGAAGTTATGTGTTTTACCAAATCCAGGGTCTTCTCTTATGTATCATAAGATCTTCGAGGGAGATTTTCCAGCAAATGACAAGTGCCCAAGATACGAACTGGTTTGGAAATTTCTGGCTTAAGTCCATTTGCTTGGCACTTGTCCTTCAACAGAAGACCCTGGATTTGAAGCCTGGGATGAACAAGGTTCCATTATAATGTCTTGGCTTTGGAATTCAATGATTCCAGAAATTGACATCATGATGTTCCTGAACATGACTAAGGATATTTGGGATGCAATACATTTGACCTATTCAAAGGCTAGCAATGCTTCAAGAAATTTTTGAGCTGAAGACCAAAATATCAGCGACCAAACAAGGAGCATGTTCCGTCATGGAATATGCTCATTTGCTACAAGGACCATGACAGGAACTGCATCAGCTCCTGCAGTGCATCCAGATGAAGTGTGTTGAAGATGCTGCCATGTTGAAAAGATTCATAGAGGAGGAGCACATCTATGAATTCCTGAAGGGCTTGAACATTGAATTTGACCTTGTAAGGGTGCAGATTTTAGGAAATGAGGATCTGCTACCCTTAAATGAAGTTATCTCAATTATAAGAGTGGAGGAAGGATGAAGAGGTCTTACGTTGGAGGACTAGGGAAGTGATGGTTCAGCCTTAATCTAGAAGGCCAATGGAAACAAGGAGCTGCAACAATAGACTGGATCCAAGATTATTAACTAGGATTCATTGTTCTGCACTTGCTGGAAGAACTGCCACACCAGAGACAAGTGCTGGAAATTACACAACAAACCACAAAGTTTTAAAGAAGGAAAGCAGGCATGTGTGGCCAATGGTAGTTAGGAGAACCGTGAAAATGCAACCAAAGCAAACTGTTGATTGGCCGTTGACTGATCGTTGACTGGTGTTGATCAACCATTGATTGTTGactgttttaatatatatatttttaaatactagaatttcctttttcctttttttgaattatctatattttatataatgttttattttttttattttatataattaatatattataattttaaaaaaattaatttcatgaattttatatatttttgaatttttatgtttttcgagtttatatatatttgtgtttttatgtaTTGTATAAtgtctttataaattttttatttttaaataatttatatattttaaaaattgaacttttgaacttaataaatttgtatattttttgaatttttatatattttagatattatatatatttttgaattttgagtagTTTTTTAATGGATACCTTGACTTCAAATGCCATGTATAAAGGAATGGCATGGGGCACGTTCTCAATGATTGGTGGTGccacttgtttttattttatttttaaatattgttaacTTTTTTGACCAAAGACTATAATGGAATGATAGTTCGATATTGTTCTATTTCTTAACGGTAATGGTATAgcataaaaaagtaaaaaatagaagaaataaaatagaacttCAATCAGGCGGGCTTTTTTGTGCTTATCACCTTACCAAAAAGACTGCCTAGGTGCAATAAGCATGTGCCTGATCAAATGCACCTTGCTGAAAGGGTTTGAGGCACTTTTGTGTGTGACACTAAGGTGCAATGCCTGGGCACATGCCTATACAACACTAGTGCCTATACAGTTTTGTCTTCTCATTTGGTGGTTTAACAGGCCATTAGAACGGATAAAGCACTGAAGTTATATATGTTTTCCAGGTTCTGGATTGGGTACTGGGGCATAATGAAGCACTATTTAGGCGGGCTCAACTAAAAGCCCTTGTCTCCATCCATAGCCAGGAGGTAAATCAATTTGATGTCGCTGCACATTACATAGTAACCCCTTAGCAGAAGTTTGCTAATTTTTGAAGAATCTTATAAATAGCAGAAGATAACAATTacattcatttctttttctcactatgaagatttctttcttgatttaaCTTTTTAGGCTGGAAAAGGAGGTGAGCTCACACATGATGAAACAACAATTATTAGTGGAGCACTAGATTTGACTGAAAAGGTATGCATCACAATAAAAGTAACTTTATTGATAGCTTTTAGTCTTCTTCTACAAAGATGATATGGTTGAGGACTGCTACTGTTGTAATGGTCACTTTCTGTGCAGAAgtgaaatattataaattaacataagatTTAGATTTTGCATACTCATTTCTTTCTGTCATGTGACTTTACTAGGATCGGTATTGAAAcaatttcttcattttccttgGTGTCTTAAACTAATTTTTCCTGTTCTGTTATGATAAATGGACAGACTGCTGATGAGGCTATGACACCTATAGAATCAACTTTCTCTTTAGATGTCAATTCAAAGTTGGACTGGTAATATTTCTCCTCAATTCATATTGTAGTTTGATATAAGGATTAATACTTTAATCATCTTAAGTGCTAAAGTTTGTACTTTTACAACTAATTCCCTCTTCCAGATCTGTCATAAAAAGAGATAAATATGTTAAAACTTTCTTCCGCTTTTCCTATACTTTCTAAGTGAATGAGCAATTTATAACTACTTATTAACTGATGCCTATTGATTAACGCGTCTATATAATTAGTTTCTATCATAATGCTTTTATATGTGTCAATGAAGTCTAGCAATATAACTGCTGCATCTATTCCTTTTTTGTTGTATCCTTAATCTTAGTTGAAACTTGAAATGCTAAAAGAATTAATGTAATAAGTTTCTCATTATCTCTCTCTCTCATCTTTAATCTTGAATGAATTACTCCAGGGAGGCAATGGGTAAGATCCTCGCTCGTGGTCATAGCCGAGTCCCTGTCTACTCAGGgaatcccaaaaatattattgGACTTCTGCTGGTATGtgtttatcttaaaatttaatgaagTCTCATGGCAGTCGTGCATTCGGGTCTAAAGCTTTGCTGATCTTGTCGGTCATTTTGCTTATTCTGCATTTGAAATCCTTTTTGGAAATTGGAATAAGGTGAAAAGCCTTCTCACTGTACGCCCTGAAACTGAGACACCTGTCAGTGCTGTTTCCATCCGAAGAATTCCAAGGTTTCTTAATTATTGATAAACATGGTTATGATTTCTGTATAAGCTTAAAATATCCTGCTAGTTTAGAGTTCATGCATGGGATGTTTGACAGGGTTCCAGCTGATATGCCTCTCTATGATATTCTGAATGAGTTTCAAAAGGGCAGCAGTCATATGGCAGCTGTTGTGAAGGCTAAAGGAAAAAATAAGAACCTTCCTCTGACTGTTGACGGACTGAAGTCTGAAGAAAACAAAGTCTCCAGTGCAGATACCCAGCTGACTACTCCTCTGCTATCCAAGCTGGATGAGAAGCCAGAGAGCATTGTAGTTGACGTTGGTAAGTTGTCAAGACCTACCAATACAAGCAGGCTAGATGCTGTAACATATGGATTGTCTGTCACATCAGAGGACATTGAAGATGGTGAAGTGATTGGTATTATCACCTTAGAAGATGTTTTCGAAGAATTATTGCAGGTAAATTACAGTAAAACCTCAATAAATGAATGATCAATATATTAGTAATCTTGtttaatcaataaaatcccAGTCTTCAACCAATgtattaaaataactaattgCTAAATGCatatcataataattttaataattcttgaGGCCTaagaaataaattcataatcctgaaaaaaagagaatatatatatgaggTTACCATAAAGAAGTTTTTCTTAACAACTACTTTTaattcttcttcctcttccccttaaaatattcatctaAAGTTTGTATTTTCTTTGTACCTAAACCAAACCAAACTTCGTCCTTAAGTTTTTGCATTGCACACACAATACTCTATGCATTCTTTTGATTATAACACAATAGTTTTTTAAGGTGACTTGCTTGAAATATTTCTTCTGAAGAAACAGTTAGTAAAAACACTGTTGTCCTTtggattttattgttttcaatgGGCATATTCATGACCTTctcaataatttttcatttgtagGTGATTCCACTACTATATCTAGTGTTGTTTATTCATATGTCATCTATCTAAAAGAAGATGATAACATAAAGTGTATATGGTAAATTCcttatcaattaataaatattaatttacagtaaatgaataatttattcattcatccatAATAAAGTAAATTCTTTGAAATAAATCTTTTCTTAGTCTGAACTGTATCATCTTTAAAGGGTTTAGTATTGCTACTGATTTGTTACTAACACAGGAGGAGATAGTGGATGAAACCGATGAATATGTTGACGTGCATAAAAGGTATTGGACTGTTAGAACTTCAATATTCATTCAATTATCTTctaaaagaatatgaaaaataagaatGGATTCCATATCATCTATTTTGTAGAATCCGTGTTGCTGCAGCTGCAGCTGCTTCATCAGTGGCACGTGCACCATCAAGTAGGAGGCTAACTGGTCAGAAGGGAGTGGTAAGGAAATGTTACTTTTAgcattttcttccttttttttcgtCTGTCACGGATGGATCTGCTTAATCTGTTCAGAGTCACTTGCATCTTCAAAAGATTTGAAACTACTTGTGAAACATCAAAAGCTTTTGAActtaatagaaaaagaaaaagaaggtttcggatttatttataaaataacaaagcaTTAATGTTTTCCTTTGCGTGCTCTgactaaaaaaacaaagaaaatataaatgaaagacttttttaaataaaaaaattaatagcttATAAGTACAGAGAAAACACATCGTAAGGTACTACAAAAGTTGTATACTGCTTCATAATCACTAGCTTCTCTAGCTTTAATGGTTAGTATTGGAATATGCACAATTTTTTTAGAGATGGACAAGATTtagagcttaaaattttgtccaaattcTTTTAGGTTTTGCTTGGTAGAgtagaaaaaaaattggaaggatgaaaaattaaggggtagaaaactaaaatgatggagaatataaattttctttccataggtgtgcttggtaggaaagatggaaaaatataaagaagtaTTTTCTTTCCCTCCATTGCTTGGTAgagttgaaaaatgaaagaaaataaaataaaacatttgaaaaatgtataattttgatctAGCATACGCATCTatcctattttctttcctctcatttttcttCCCTATCAAGCACACTCAAAATGTACTTTCTTCACTTGTCTACTTTCTCCACCcttcatttcactttttcactcaATCTAGCACACCCTTAGTGCACTTTTATAAGGTGGTATTAGGTTCAGTGAGAGATGATCATCACACCACAGATGAGGACTAGTACAAAAACTGCATCTCCaagtaattttaattctataagACTACCTAATGAGTTCTCCAAGTTGGAGTTTGAGTATTGGTGTTTCTTCTGTTTATAATTTCATCCAGGGGGTCCAAAGCAAAGGTCAAGCCACGAAGAAACCTGCCTAGGATGGTTCACTCCTCTACTAGGTTTCAAGGTACACCTGCTGAGAGAAAAAGAGATGAAACAAGTATATAATTGTTTGGATTAATGCCAGCGATGAGGGGTGGGTTCATTGACATGATTCCTTTGTGTCTTGATGATTTTTTGCCCTTGTGCATAATGGctttctctctctatatataagGAAAAATGTGATTAAAACTTCCAAACAtactatatttttcattttgggtcAAGAAATATGGAATTGAACCATGATTTTGTGGGGATAGATTTGATTCAAGTTTTTGGTGTAACTTTCCTCTTGAAAGAAACAATTAGTTAACTAGCCTACAGCTGGGGAATGGAAGCTAGATTAAATCGGGAAAACCCCATTGAAGCAGCTTTGTTATAATCTTTGTATTTCAATTCGTGAACTGCTTCTTCAAGCcataaaattatctatttgaattttctgCTTTGCCTGAACTTCAAAGATAAGATCAAGTTGATGGCAGTGGTGAAACATATTTAACTGTTTTCAGGACTTGTGTTCTTCGGTGTCAACTATAGTCCTTGGGAAAGATTATTAACTCTACCAATCTCCTATATTCTAAGGGTCAGATCGGAATGGGTTGAGGTCAGGGTTATATGTGGAATTCTTACAACTCTTGTTTAAGCTCAGTCtggcttaaaatataaatttcaaattgatttaaattttttttaaagaagacgttattttaatttaaaatttaataacttgaattttataaatttatatgtgGAATTCacttcattttataaatttaatatttatattatataaattacataaaaataaaaatgaaataaaatataaaattagcaAACAGGTTGGATTGTATTGAGCCTGggtattgaatattaaaattaaaggttgattcatattttaaatttacttaattttgtttatttaaatgtaCTTTTGGGTTTAACGTTATTATATTAAATCCTTATTAATATTAGGTGAGATTTCAAGTTTGAGCAAGTAATTCAGTCTTTGATCATGTTCGTTATCTCTAAGAGTACAGTGCgcatatatatatctatatatatataatgggtGCTTTGAATTTTATGTACTTTTGAGGGTGATTGTTCGAATCGCTCATGTTAAATCTGAAGAGCTGCACAGTTAAAGAAAGCCTCGGGAGGAATTCTTGAGTCAGGGAAGCAAAATATGATTCAATCACCGTACATTTTTCATGGGATCTGATATGATATAACTGCATTATTTGCAAACGTGATACCAACAATCAGTTGAGGCATATAGGAGAGTTGGAAAATAGCATTCGAGGTTAAAAGCAACACTTTActctaaaaatactaaattt
This genomic window from Gossypium raimondii isolate GPD5lz chromosome 10, ASM2569854v1, whole genome shotgun sequence contains:
- the LOC105776725 gene encoding DUF21 domain-containing protein At4g14240 isoform X2, with the translated sequence MVVYLRRDFLFFSTFRRDDVGSHPRTDVAWSRRTRNSSKERHFHREKTSGCYFAGSSKTASAFGDFASLQCCCYGVCRNFASGNDCRTHHHALPIYLDKLFNQYVAIILSVTFVLAFGEVIPQAICTRYGLAVGANLAGLVWILMIICYPIAYPIGKVLDWVLGHNEALFRRAQLKALVSIHSQEAGKGGELTHDETTIISGALDLTEKTADEAMTPIESTFSLDVNSKLDWEAMGKILARGHSRVPVYSGNPKNIIGLLLVKSLLTVRPETETPVSAVSIRRIPRVPADMPLYDILNEFQKGSSHMAAVVKAKGKNKNLPLTVDGLKSEENKVSSADTQLTTPLLSKLDEKPESIVVDVGKLSRPTNTSRLDAVTYGLSVTSEDIEDGEVIGIITLEDVFEELLQEEIVDETDEYVDVHKRIRVAAAAAASSVARAPSSRRLTGQKGVGVQSKGQATKKPA
- the LOC105776725 gene encoding DUF21 domain-containing protein At4g14240 isoform X1 yields the protein MHPINAVLAARMLFNTAASVSESVGEGIPFGSPWWFIYAGISCFLVLFAGMMSGLTLGLMSLGLVELEILQRSGTSTEKKQAAAILPVVQKQHQLLVTLLLCNAAAMEALPIYLDKLFNQYVAIILSVTFVLAFGEVIPQAICTRYGLAVGANLAGLVWILMIICYPIAYPIGKVLDWVLGHNEALFRRAQLKALVSIHSQEAGKGGELTHDETTIISGALDLTEKTADEAMTPIESTFSLDVNSKLDWEAMGKILARGHSRVPVYSGNPKNIIGLLLVKSLLTVRPETETPVSAVSIRRIPRVPADMPLYDILNEFQKGSSHMAAVVKAKGKNKNLPLTVDGLKSEENKVSSADTQLTTPLLSKLDEKPESIVVDVGKLSRPTNTSRLDAVTYGLSVTSEDIEDGEVIGIITLEDVFEELLQEEIVDETDEYVDVHKRIRVAAAAAASSVARAPSSRRLTGQKGVGVQSKGQATKKPA